One window of the Chitinophaga niabensis genome contains the following:
- a CDS encoding FecR domain-containing protein has protein sequence MINDELLTRFFNDQCTREEAREVAEYLQEHPEVLEKYLPEEEFLQLQEQDDFPETVSRQWLRNIHRQTVFANTRTKWAKRLAIAAVTTGVLIGGTMLLVDRNDKKAITDAGTTVITIPAEQQERKENTGTRAMVVALPDGSVVQLQPAAGIVYNKQFRENRKVYLTGEADFTVAADQLHPFTVYSSELSTTVLGTFFHVKAIPGDDMITVRLNTGKVLVQNATDMKKLLRDVVLTPGRELRYYRKTGKAIVASFNTTGTDMLVKAGNESSHAKPDWYKFNNQPMAQVLDQLSNYYGVAIYYYPSDVTEIYFDGKFEKTDSLEKILTDLTLPNNLKLIRNDSGFIIKKK, from the coding sequence ATGATAAACGATGAATTACTGACACGGTTCTTTAATGATCAATGCACCCGGGAAGAAGCCCGCGAGGTAGCTGAGTACCTGCAGGAACATCCGGAGGTGCTGGAGAAATATTTGCCGGAAGAAGAGTTTTTGCAATTACAGGAGCAGGACGATTTCCCGGAAACTGTTTCCCGGCAATGGCTGAGAAATATTCACCGGCAAACAGTATTTGCCAATACCCGCACCAAATGGGCTAAACGGCTGGCCATTGCCGCGGTAACAACCGGCGTGCTGATAGGAGGAACCATGTTGCTGGTTGACCGCAACGATAAAAAAGCCATCACAGATGCCGGCACAACCGTGATCACTATCCCGGCAGAGCAACAGGAACGGAAAGAAAACACCGGCACCAGAGCCATGGTGGTTGCCTTACCAGATGGTTCTGTAGTGCAGCTGCAACCGGCAGCCGGCATTGTATATAATAAACAGTTCAGAGAAAACAGGAAGGTATACCTCACAGGAGAAGCAGATTTTACAGTAGCTGCGGATCAATTACATCCCTTCACTGTTTATAGCAGTGAATTATCCACCACCGTTCTGGGCACCTTCTTCCATGTGAAAGCCATTCCCGGGGATGATATGATCACCGTACGGCTGAACACGGGTAAAGTATTGGTACAGAACGCCACCGATATGAAAAAACTCCTCCGTGATGTAGTGCTCACACCCGGCAGGGAACTTCGTTATTACCGCAAAACAGGGAAAGCCATCGTGGCCAGCTTCAATACTACGGGCACGGATATGCTGGTAAAAGCAGGGAACGAGAGCAGTCATGCAAAGCCGGACTGGTATAAGTTTAACAATCAACCAATGGCACAGGTACTCGATCAGCTGAGTAACTATTACGGCGTAGCCATCTATTATTATCCATCAGACGTGACCGAGATTTATTTTGATGGCAAATTTGAAAAGACAGATTCATTGGAGAAGATCCTGACCGACTTAACACTTCCCAATAATCTGAAGCTTATCCGGAACGACAGCGGATTTATAATTAAGAAGAAATAA
- a CDS encoding sigma-70 family RNA polymerase sigma factor — protein sequence MNTIAALKQGNLLVFNEIYYSWHKRIYSFILQKTKSSFIAEEVVQLTFIKFWNYRESLADDMEVHLQLFRIARTTLIDLLRKETVYKEKVIHVMEGYRLPQDELWGKLAEKELQHKLAHALEEMPPMRRKVFEMSRFKGMSHQQIAQELSLSSRTVEAHIFQAIKQIKHYFGLLLPLLAWLFPC from the coding sequence GTGAATACTATAGCTGCTTTGAAACAGGGTAACCTTTTGGTATTTAATGAAATATATTATTCCTGGCACAAAAGGATCTACTCTTTTATTCTTCAGAAAACAAAGTCTTCTTTCATTGCTGAGGAGGTGGTGCAGCTTACCTTCATCAAATTCTGGAACTACCGGGAAAGCCTGGCGGATGATATGGAAGTACACCTGCAGCTGTTCCGGATTGCCCGTACCACCCTGATAGATCTTCTCCGTAAAGAAACCGTTTATAAAGAAAAGGTGATCCACGTTATGGAGGGATACCGCCTGCCACAGGATGAACTCTGGGGTAAACTGGCAGAAAAGGAATTGCAGCACAAACTGGCCCATGCCCTGGAAGAAATGCCCCCCATGCGCCGCAAGGTTTTTGAAATGAGCCGCTTCAAAGGCATGAGCCACCAACAGATCGCGCAGGAACTTTCCCTATCGTCCAGAACAGTAGAAGCGCATATTTTCCAGGCCATCAAGCAGATAAAACATTATTTCGGCCTGCTCCTCCCCCTCCTGGCCTGGCTTTTCCCTTGCTGA
- a CDS encoding RagB/SusD family nutrient uptake outer membrane protein yields MMTGKIFNYTLAAMLLLSFSSCDLNEVPVDTATNEAVFGSESGMELYTNSFYDLLPGTDVGVFQGDDNSDLVARNGVDNYLAPNALSPITSSGWSMPDWADLRNINYFLENAEKSKVPTKGHFIGMARFFRALFYFEKVKRFGDVPWIEKPIEITDTTKLSAPRDSRFDVMDKVLADLNFAIENITLTSDPSCTRITKNVARAYKTRICLFEASLRKYHTNYNKQATADAWYEEVIKEANAITGFTLHAGATPDRGYRELFIAKSAFADETILSVALSSSLQVFSSANRRFISPTYGNRPSLTRRFINTYLNLDGTPFTSKAGYATTPFVDEVKDRDLRLKQTIRLGDYRRTENGSPVIAPPNFSQTYTGYQPIKWCYDERFPFDDESRNDNAHIVMRWAEVLLNKAEALAELNRMTAADWTATIGALRKRAGITGTTLTTLPTVADPYMISFFANKFTNAVLLEVLRDRGVELIFEGLRPDDLRRWKLGELFQTAPMNGMYVPALGEYDLNADGIKDVYFYQGTKPTSTTPGIAFVDVSPSTAVGRIQLSNGTSGEVMWNPGARQWIDAKYLYPIPQAVRDRNPALGQNPGWN; encoded by the coding sequence ATGATGACAGGAAAAATATTCAACTATACACTCGCAGCAATGCTGTTGTTATCATTCAGCTCCTGTGACCTGAATGAAGTGCCGGTAGACACTGCTACTAATGAAGCCGTATTCGGATCTGAAAGCGGCATGGAATTATATACCAACTCCTTCTATGATCTGCTTCCGGGTACGGATGTAGGCGTATTCCAGGGCGATGATAATTCGGACCTGGTAGCACGGAACGGAGTAGACAATTACCTGGCGCCGAACGCGCTCTCTCCTATCACCAGTTCCGGCTGGAGCATGCCTGACTGGGCGGACCTGCGCAACATCAATTACTTCCTTGAAAACGCCGAAAAAAGCAAAGTACCCACTAAAGGACACTTCATCGGCATGGCGCGTTTTTTCCGTGCACTGTTTTATTTCGAGAAAGTAAAAAGATTTGGTGATGTGCCATGGATCGAAAAACCGATCGAAATTACAGACACTACGAAGCTGAGTGCCCCCCGCGACAGCAGGTTTGATGTGATGGATAAAGTATTGGCAGACCTGAATTTTGCGATCGAAAATATTACGCTGACTTCCGACCCCAGCTGCACACGTATCACTAAAAATGTGGCACGCGCTTACAAAACACGCATCTGCCTGTTCGAAGCATCTCTCCGCAAATATCATACGAACTACAACAAGCAGGCAACAGCCGATGCATGGTATGAGGAAGTGATTAAGGAAGCAAATGCTATCACCGGCTTTACATTACACGCAGGCGCCACACCGGATAGAGGATATCGTGAACTGTTCATTGCGAAATCCGCATTCGCCGATGAAACGATCCTTTCCGTAGCACTGAGCTCCAGCCTGCAGGTTTTCAGTTCAGCCAACCGCCGGTTCATCAGCCCAACGTATGGTAACCGTCCGAGTTTGACACGCCGCTTTATTAATACCTATCTGAACCTCGATGGCACACCTTTCACCAGCAAGGCGGGGTATGCAACCACACCTTTCGTAGATGAAGTAAAAGACCGTGATCTCCGGCTCAAACAAACTATCCGCCTGGGAGACTACCGCAGAACAGAAAACGGTTCGCCTGTTATTGCTCCACCGAATTTCAGCCAGACCTATACCGGTTATCAGCCCATCAAATGGTGCTATGATGAACGTTTCCCTTTCGATGATGAAAGCCGCAACGATAATGCGCATATTGTTATGCGCTGGGCAGAAGTGTTGCTCAATAAAGCAGAAGCACTGGCAGAACTGAACAGGATGACAGCTGCGGATTGGACCGCCACCATAGGTGCACTGCGTAAAAGAGCGGGCATTACAGGCACCACACTTACTACATTACCCACAGTGGCAGATCCTTATATGATCAGCTTCTTTGCCAATAAATTTACCAATGCCGTACTGCTGGAAGTACTTCGCGACAGAGGCGTGGAACTGATCTTCGAAGGTCTTCGTCCTGATGACCTGAGACGCTGGAAGCTCGGCGAACTGTTCCAGACTGCCCCTATGAACGGGATGTACGTTCCTGCATTGGGAGAATATGATCTGAATGCCGATGGTATTAAGGATGTATATTTCTACCAGGGTACCAAACCTACTTCCACCACACCTGGTATTGCATTTGTAGATGTAAGCCCCTCTACTGCAGTGGGACGTATACAATTGTCCAATGGTACTTCCGGTGAAGTGATGTGGAATCCCGGAGCACGTCAATGGATTGATGCAAAGTATCTGTATCCGATACCGCAAGCTGTGCGGGACAGGAATCCGGCACTGGGGCAGAACCCCGGTTGGAATTAG
- a CDS encoding FG-GAP-like repeat-containing protein, with product MFSFRIKYLLCTLVLLLATLHTYSQAGPFVNATPAGFGNLNTIGGYAAWADYDNDGDLDVCIAGLGMAVAQSHVRIYRNDGNGNFTDLGIDFGGVAYDSKMTIVWFDYDNDGWLDLLLLLGGYISLYRNNNGVFTLAANTGLPEHLSVSAAAAGDYDNDGYPDLAINGASTTRQSKIYHNNRQGGFEATSIPLLGVNGGDFAWGDYDKDGLLDLMMTGYDNNESTNRLYRNLGNGNFSTGTMLGTYGFHNGTITWGDYDNDSYPDLLLSGYSSQYPNKYLTIILHNNGGAGFTNINAPLQGVSGNTAWGDYNNDGRLDVLVAGQTVWNPEQSATQVYTNGGGNSFTLAATLPSRTFSTASWADYDNDGRLDLLWIGAEVNSSFACTLYRNTTTTANTRPNAPSGLTHTISADEKSVTFNWQPANDAQTAAAGLYYNIYLYEDPGSAVKINSYSRTNGYRKLVAVGNTTQNTSFTFNGLAYDKVYRWSVQAIDAAWAGSAFAPEQSFPTRKTQTIQLNNLIHQYGDPDFVPATLNSGLPLYIQLGNPSAAELLPDGKIRIKAVDTCSLIAWHPGNSEWRPATLIQETMQFTPGTLTVAADNKRITYGDALPALTYHITGFAGSETESVLTQPVQITTTATGSSGVGSYPINAGGAAAANYIFTYQAGTLNIDPRKLNIILAPVADKVYGTADFALNVQADPALPLTFSSSQPGVATVDAAGNIHLTGPGTTEIAAMQQTSGNYTGDTARITLRVTQAAQTITFPAITPKTFGDADFDPQAQSSAGLPVQLSSSDANVATITADGKIHITGAGTATITATQSGHPNYNSATATAVLTVSKATQTITFQPLPAKTYGDADFAPQAQSSAALPVTFTSSDVNVATITADGKIHITGAGSVTITATQSGNNNYNGATATATLTVNKATQTVTIDPLPAKTFGDADFTPQAQSSTGSPVTFTSSDANVATITADGKIHITGTGSVTITATQSGNNNYNSATATATLTVNKATQTVTIDPLPAKTFGDADFTAVTHVSSGLPLTFSSSAANVATVAANGTIHITGAGTVIITVTQPGNGNYQTASATATLTVSKASQQVTLADLPVKTFGDADFAAGAMASSGLPVVYASSDINVATVNASGQIHITGAGTTTITVSQPGNSNYNAAAEVTRQLVVKKAPQTITFGPLARHNISEPPFDPGATASSGLPVLYEIENTTIATVNNALVTPLRAGITRITARQPGNNNFEAAVEVTQELELTSSGQEIKVNDAVTPNGDGINDYLQIEGLRNFPDNEIHIANASGKIVFEAAPYRNDFKGYASGSTRVLPKGVYYYVFFYTSGSTRKKVTGFFVLEY from the coding sequence ATGTTTTCTTTCCGCATAAAATATTTGCTCTGCACGCTGGTACTGCTGCTGGCAACATTACACACCTATTCCCAGGCTGGGCCGTTCGTTAACGCTACTCCCGCCGGTTTCGGCAACCTCAACACCATCGGCGGCTACGCTGCATGGGCTGATTACGATAATGACGGCGACCTTGATGTTTGTATAGCAGGCCTGGGGATGGCGGTTGCTCAGTCCCATGTGCGCATTTACCGGAATGACGGTAATGGCAATTTCACCGACCTTGGTATCGACTTCGGCGGTGTTGCCTACGACTCCAAAATGACCATCGTCTGGTTCGATTACGACAACGATGGCTGGCTGGACCTTCTCCTGTTGCTCGGCGGGTATATCTCGCTATACCGGAATAACAACGGCGTTTTTACACTTGCGGCCAATACCGGGCTGCCTGAGCACCTGTCAGTCAGTGCTGCGGCTGCGGGTGATTATGACAACGATGGATATCCTGACCTTGCCATCAACGGTGCTTCTACCACGAGGCAGTCAAAGATCTATCACAACAACCGGCAAGGCGGTTTTGAGGCAACAAGTATCCCCCTTCTGGGCGTAAACGGCGGGGATTTTGCATGGGGGGACTATGATAAAGACGGGCTGCTCGATCTGATGATGACCGGCTACGATAACAACGAATCCACCAACCGCCTGTACCGCAACCTGGGGAACGGCAACTTTTCCACCGGTACAATGCTGGGGACATATGGCTTTCATAACGGCACCATTACCTGGGGTGATTATGATAATGACAGCTATCCGGATCTGTTGTTATCGGGATACAGCTCTCAATACCCCAACAAATATCTCACCATCATTTTACACAACAACGGCGGCGCCGGGTTTACCAATATTAATGCCCCATTGCAAGGCGTAAGCGGCAACACCGCCTGGGGCGATTATAATAACGATGGACGGCTGGACGTACTAGTGGCCGGGCAAACGGTTTGGAATCCGGAGCAGTCTGCCACACAGGTATATACGAACGGAGGCGGCAATAGCTTCACGCTTGCTGCAACCTTACCCTCACGCACATTTTCAACAGCGTCATGGGCTGATTATGATAACGATGGGCGGCTGGACCTGTTGTGGATAGGTGCTGAGGTGAATAGCTCTTTTGCATGCACCTTGTACAGGAATACCACAACCACCGCCAACACGCGCCCCAATGCTCCCTCCGGGCTTACTCATACTATTTCCGCCGATGAGAAGTCCGTGACCTTTAACTGGCAGCCGGCGAACGATGCACAAACGGCTGCCGCCGGTTTATATTATAACATCTACCTGTACGAAGACCCCGGCAGTGCAGTGAAAATTAATTCATACAGCCGTACTAACGGTTACCGTAAGCTCGTAGCCGTAGGCAACACCACCCAGAACACCAGCTTCACCTTCAACGGCCTGGCATACGATAAAGTATACCGCTGGAGCGTACAGGCAATCGACGCAGCCTGGGCAGGCTCTGCCTTTGCGCCGGAACAATCGTTCCCCACCCGCAAAACACAAACTATCCAGCTGAACAACCTCATACATCAATACGGCGATCCTGATTTTGTGCCCGCTACGCTCAACTCCGGCCTGCCACTTTATATTCAGTTAGGGAATCCTTCCGCAGCAGAGCTGCTGCCGGATGGTAAGATCCGCATCAAAGCGGTAGATACCTGCTCGCTCATTGCCTGGCATCCCGGCAATAGTGAATGGCGGCCTGCCACCCTGATCCAGGAAACGATGCAATTCACACCCGGTACCCTCACCGTTGCAGCGGATAATAAAAGGATCACCTACGGCGATGCTCTTCCGGCGCTTACTTACCACATTACCGGCTTCGCAGGCAGCGAAACTGAAAGCGTACTAACACAGCCTGTGCAAATAACCACTACTGCCACCGGCAGCAGCGGCGTGGGCTCCTACCCCATCAACGCGGGTGGCGCAGCAGCTGCCAATTACATTTTCACTTACCAGGCTGGCACGCTCAACATTGATCCCAGGAAGCTAAACATCATACTGGCTCCGGTTGCCGACAAAGTATATGGCACGGCGGACTTTGCGCTCAATGTACAGGCAGACCCTGCCCTGCCGCTTACCTTCAGTAGCAGCCAGCCCGGTGTGGCCACTGTTGATGCAGCCGGCAATATCCATCTCACAGGCCCGGGCACCACTGAAATTGCCGCCATGCAGCAAACCAGCGGCAACTATACCGGCGATACTGCCCGTATAACGTTGCGTGTAACGCAGGCAGCCCAAACAATCACCTTCCCTGCCATTACGCCCAAAACGTTCGGCGATGCGGATTTTGACCCGCAGGCACAGAGCAGCGCAGGTTTACCTGTACAACTCAGCAGTTCAGATGCGAATGTAGCCACCATTACGGCGGATGGAAAGATCCACATTACAGGGGCAGGCACCGCTACTATCACCGCTACGCAAAGTGGCCATCCCAACTACAACAGTGCCACTGCTACCGCTGTACTCACGGTCAGCAAAGCCACCCAAACTATCACCTTCCAGCCATTACCGGCCAAAACATACGGCGATGCAGATTTTGCACCGCAGGCGCAAAGCAGCGCGGCACTGCCGGTAACTTTTACCAGCTCTGATGTTAATGTGGCCACCATTACGGCAGACGGCAAAATTCATATAACCGGCGCCGGTAGTGTTACTATTACGGCCACGCAAAGCGGCAACAATAATTACAATGGCGCTACGGCCACTGCAACATTAACTGTAAACAAAGCAACACAGACCGTTACCATAGATCCGCTGCCAGCCAAAACTTTTGGCGATGCGGATTTTACACCGCAAGCGCAAAGCAGCACGGGATCACCGGTAACTTTTACCAGCTCTGATGCTAATGTGGCCACTATTACGGCAGACGGCAAAATTCATATAACCGGCACCGGTAGTGTTACTATTACGGCCACGCAAAGCGGCAACAATAATTACAATAGCGCTACAGCCACTGCAACATTAACTGTAAACAAAGCAACACAGACCGTTACCATAGATCCGTTACCAGCTAAAACCTTCGGAGATGCGGATTTCACCGCTGTAACACACGTCAGCAGCGGCCTTCCGCTTACATTCAGCAGCTCAGCTGCAAACGTAGCTACGGTTGCAGCAAACGGTACTATTCATATCACCGGTGCAGGCACAGTTATTATTACGGTTACACAACCCGGTAATGGTAACTATCAGACCGCCAGCGCCACAGCAACGCTTACCGTTAGCAAAGCCTCACAGCAGGTAACACTGGCGGACCTGCCGGTAAAAACTTTTGGCGATGCAGATTTCGCAGCAGGCGCCATGGCTTCCAGCGGCCTGCCTGTTGTATATGCCAGTTCAGATATTAATGTGGCCACCGTAAATGCTTCCGGCCAGATCCATATCACCGGCGCAGGCACCACTACCATTACGGTATCACAACCCGGCAACAGCAACTATAACGCTGCGGCGGAGGTTACCAGGCAACTGGTAGTGAAAAAAGCCCCGCAAACCATTACGTTCGGACCGCTGGCAAGGCACAATATCAGTGAACCACCATTCGACCCGGGTGCCACGGCCAGTTCCGGACTGCCGGTTCTCTATGAAATAGAGAACACTACTATCGCTACCGTGAATAACGCACTGGTAACACCACTGCGCGCAGGCATTACCCGCATTACCGCGCGGCAACCGGGCAACAACAACTTTGAAGCAGCTGTGGAAGTTACCCAGGAACTGGAGCTCACTTCCTCCGGCCAGGAAATAAAAGTGAATGATGCGGTTACGCCGAATGGAGATGGGATTAACGACTACCTGCAGATAGAAGGCCTGCGTAATTTCCCGGACAATGAGATCCATATTGCCAATGCCTCCGGGAAGATCGTGTTTGAAGCAGCACCTTACAGAAATGATTTTAAGGGGTATGCCTCAGGCAGCACCCGGGTGCTGCCTAAGGGCGTGTACTATTATGTGTTCTTCTACACATCCGGCAGTACCCGCAAAAAAGTGACAGGCTTCTTTGTATTGGAGTATTAA
- a CDS encoding PorP/SprF family type IX secretion system membrane protein, whose protein sequence is MIKHLHLLGMLLLFSPYLQAQENFIYANFNKHLGLVNPAIMGMDSSTSLTAFGRKQWAGINDAPLAFSFTGNTFVRRPGIAVGLVAEHKKIAVTSYTSLGAMVSKTVNITSTERLTLGFYGGMDNYSARYNGLGQGDPLLAGKQPINEWRGVAGFGIMLHGNNFYIGASMPRIKLKNFKSQGQLRPEDEGNSGYVAAGSIHQLGENFAIAPSLLYNIFPQDKPLDIGATVIYRESAAAGLTWRSTGEMNAALQYTVQRRLQLGYSYIFAFGNQRNIIRFSSGSHEIFVNYRIPWASGAFLPYKWW, encoded by the coding sequence GTGATAAAACATTTACACCTGCTGGGCATGCTCCTGCTCTTTTCTCCCTATTTACAAGCGCAGGAAAACTTCATTTATGCCAATTTCAACAAGCATCTCGGACTGGTGAACCCTGCCATTATGGGCATGGATTCTTCCACTTCGCTGACAGCGTTCGGCCGCAAACAATGGGCAGGCATCAACGATGCACCATTGGCTTTCAGTTTCACGGGCAATACCTTCGTGCGAAGGCCGGGCATTGCCGTGGGCCTTGTGGCGGAGCATAAAAAAATCGCCGTCACCTCTTACACTTCATTGGGCGCCATGGTGTCCAAAACCGTGAACATTACTTCCACAGAACGCCTCACCCTTGGTTTTTACGGTGGTATGGATAATTACTCCGCCCGCTATAACGGCCTGGGGCAGGGAGATCCACTGCTGGCCGGCAAACAACCCATAAACGAATGGCGCGGCGTTGCCGGTTTTGGTATTATGCTGCATGGGAACAATTTCTACATTGGCGCTTCCATGCCCCGCATCAAACTGAAGAACTTCAAAAGCCAGGGGCAGCTGCGCCCGGAGGATGAAGGCAACAGCGGGTATGTGGCAGCAGGCAGCATTCACCAGCTCGGTGAAAACTTTGCGATCGCTCCTTCCCTGCTCTACAATATTTTCCCGCAGGACAAGCCACTGGATATAGGCGCCACTGTTATATACCGCGAAAGCGCCGCCGCCGGCCTCACCTGGCGCAGTACAGGTGAAATGAATGCCGCATTACAATATACCGTTCAACGGCGGTTGCAACTGGGCTATTCCTACATTTTTGCGTTCGGCAACCAGCGCAATATTATCCGTTTCAGTTCCGGCTCGCACGAAATTTTCGTGAATTACAGGATTCCCTGGGCATCCGGCGCATTCCTTCCTTATAAATGGTGGTAA